A stretch of DNA from Paenibacillus sp. FSL W8-0186:
GGAGAAGCAGGTTATGAATGCAGATACAGAAGACAAGGACGCTTTGCAGCGTAATATTGAGAGATGGAATGCCATGGCTCAGAATACGTTTTGGGATTACTTGGGCTGCGAAATCGCGGAGATTCACGAAGGAAAAGTTATCGTGACGCTGGACATTCAGCCCCATCATTTGAACCTCATCGGCATCGTCCACGGCGGAGTATATGCCACGCTTGTCGATTCGGCGATGGGACTGGCCGCTATGCTTGCGCGTCCTCATGACAGCGTTGTGACAACCAATCTCAGCATGAACTATGTAGCGAAGGCCGAACAGGGACGCATCGTCGTTACCGCAGAAATCATACACAGTTCCCGCAAATCCATTTCGACCCAGGCTTATGCCCGGCTGGAAAACGGAGAGCTTTGCGCCTTTGGCAGCGGGACGTTTCGCGTCATTAACGGAACGGGGTAAAAGCTGCGCGATAAATAAACCGACCTTTGGAGCAAGGTCGGTTTATTGTTATTTGCTCCGCTTCTCCAGCCAATCGCGGAAATAGATGAGCTTGAATACGAGGAATATAGTGATCAGGAAAAATCCGGCTGTCAGCACGTCGATCAAAACCGCTTCAAAATAAATCGAAGGAATAGGCTGCCACAGTTTGGCTGTTAGCAGTCCGGCAAAATACGCCGTTAAAATGACCAGGGTATCGACAAGGGGAATAT
This window harbors:
- a CDS encoding PaaI family thioesterase, translated to MNADTEDKDALQRNIERWNAMAQNTFWDYLGCEIAEIHEGKVIVTLDIQPHHLNLIGIVHGGVYATLVDSAMGLAAMLARPHDSVVTTNLSMNYVAKAEQGRIVVTAEIIHSSRKSISTQAYARLENGELCAFGSGTFRVINGTG